A region from the Pararge aegeria chromosome Z, ilParAegt1.1, whole genome shotgun sequence genome encodes:
- the LOC120636244 gene encoding uncharacterized protein LOC120636244, with protein MPKNITNEVRDIILKVKEFMDEEKRMQVPIIPLSKVYVRVSAATGVSERTVLNIVKEARLVEQGLLDPDTLKRAPKKRVRTKGKIEVSEFDLQVIRRKIHEFYAFKKEVPTINKLLQILRDDINFKGSRETLRKILRKNGFQFRKTKNNKDKEHPAESTSSVPQMITPYFRI; from the exons atgccgaaaaatataacaaatgaaGTGCGCGATATAATTTTAAAGGTAAAAGAATTCATGGACGAGGAGAAACGAATGCAAGTACCAATAATACCGCTCAGTAAAGTATACGTAAGGGTGTCTGCCGCCACAG GAGTATCAGAAAGAACAGTGCTCAACATAGTTAAAGAAGCCAGGCTTGTAGAACAAGGGTTGTTAGATCCAGATACTTTGAAAAGGGCACCCAAGAAACGTGTCCGAACTAAAGGGAAGATTGAAGTAAGTGAATTTGATTTGCAAGTTATACGAAGAAAAATTCACGAGTTTTATGCTTTCAAAAAAGAAGTGCCTACTATCAACAAACTATTGCAAATCTTGAGAGATGACATCAACTTTAAAGGTTCACGCGAAACATTAAGAAAAATTCTTCGTAAAAATGGTTTCCAGTTCCGaaaaacaaagaataataaAGACAAAGAACATCCAGCGGAATCTACCTCATCTGTCCCCCAGATGATTACACcatattttagaatttaa